One part of the Thermoanaerobacterium sp. CMT5567-10 genome encodes these proteins:
- a CDS encoding lysophospholipid acyltransferase family protein: MITTGLLASFCSFSVKFIDDIPKEPCIFVANHKSILDPIALIDALDRRVFFLASKDLYKIPILNLILNTLETIPIKKNSADVSALKKAIKMLDDGRSIALFPEGGISLSKGVKKIYKGAMYLSYKSGFPIVPVGISGTDVVLPMGEYLPHSGKISVTVGKSIYPDLSLKKAELLENMKNAVVNALNELTNFHSK; this comes from the coding sequence ATGATTACAACTGGGCTGCTTGCTTCATTTTGTAGTTTTAGCGTAAAATTCATAGATGATATACCGAAAGAACCGTGCATTTTTGTAGCCAATCATAAGAGCATTTTAGATCCTATCGCATTGATAGATGCGCTTGATAGGAGAGTTTTTTTTCTTGCCAGCAAGGATTTATACAAAATCCCAATTTTAAATTTGATTTTAAATACTTTAGAAACAATACCTATCAAAAAAAATTCTGCAGATGTAAGTGCTTTAAAAAAAGCCATCAAGATGCTTGATGATGGACGATCAATTGCTTTGTTTCCTGAAGGTGGAATATCATTGAGTAAAGGTGTAAAAAAGATTTACAAAGGTGCAATGTATCTTTCGTATAAATCTGGGTTTCCTATAGTGCCTGTAGGAATAAGTGGAACTGATGTAGTGCTACCTATGGGAGAGTATTTGCCTCATAGTGGAAAAATTTCTGTAACAGTTGGTAAAAGTATATATCCAGATTTATCGCTTAAAAAAGCTGAATTGCTAGAAAATATGAAAAATGCGGTAGTAAATGCTCTAAACGAGCTTACAAATTTTCATTCAAAATAG
- a CDS encoding 2-oxoacid:acceptor oxidoreductase family protein, whose amino-acid sequence MDEKIIFAGFGGQGIMSMGLIMSYAGMMDGKNVSWLPSYGPEMRGGTANCHVTISDEPVGSPIINEATVVVAMNRPSLERFEKHLVKGGILLINSSLIDIDARRSDIELYRIPANDIANQMGNLKIANSIMIGALMSLKNIVSEDAVINGFKKVFEGKEKLIPINIQAYNRGKESIGSQFAVK is encoded by the coding sequence ATGGATGAAAAAATAATATTTGCAGGATTTGGCGGACAAGGAATCATGTCAATGGGACTTATAATGTCATATGCAGGCATGATGGATGGAAAAAATGTATCATGGCTACCGTCATACGGTCCAGAGATGAGAGGTGGCACAGCCAACTGTCATGTTACAATATCTGATGAACCAGTAGGATCTCCAATAATAAATGAGGCAACGGTAGTTGTTGCAATGAATAGACCTTCTTTAGAAAGATTTGAAAAACATCTGGTGAAAGGTGGCATACTGCTTATAAATAGCTCATTAATAGACATAGATGCACGAAGGAGCGACATTGAATTATACAGGATTCCAGCAAACGATATTGCAAATCAGATGGGAAATCTCAAGATTGCCAATTCCATAATGATTGGAGCATTGATGAGTTTGAAAAACATAGTAAGCGAAGATGCTGTAATAAATGGCTTTAAAAAAGTCTTTGAAGGAAAAGAAAAACTGATACCAATAAATATACAAGCATATAATAGAGGTAAAGAGTCTATTGGCTCTCAATTTGCTGTAAAATAA
- a CDS encoding thiamine pyrophosphate-dependent enzyme, which yields MAVVFEKTKGLTDIPFHYCPGCTHGIVHRLVAEVMEELGVLNKAIGVAPVGCAVFAYEYFNCDMQEAAHGRAPAVATGIKRVHPDRVVFTYQGDGDLAAIGTAETVHAAARGENITVIFINNAIYGMTGGQMAPTSLIGQETLTTPYGRKPGNNGYPVKMCEMLSTLDGASYIERVSVYDVKHVLQAKKAIKNAFTAQINKKGFSMIEVLSSCPTNWGLSPNEALKWIKDKMEPYYPLGVYKNTLEEVKQNG from the coding sequence ATGGCTGTCGTATTTGAAAAAACCAAAGGCCTTACAGATATCCCATTTCACTACTGTCCAGGCTGTACACATGGGATAGTCCACAGGCTGGTAGCAGAAGTGATGGAAGAGCTTGGAGTTTTAAACAAAGCAATAGGCGTGGCACCTGTAGGATGTGCAGTATTTGCCTATGAATATTTCAACTGTGACATGCAAGAAGCAGCACACGGAAGAGCACCAGCAGTAGCTACCGGTATAAAGAGAGTTCACCCAGACAGAGTTGTATTCACATATCAAGGTGATGGCGATCTTGCCGCAATCGGTACGGCAGAAACAGTGCATGCCGCAGCAAGAGGCGAAAACATAACAGTAATATTCATAAACAATGCCATATACGGAATGACAGGAGGACAAATGGCGCCTACATCTTTGATAGGGCAAGAAACGCTTACAACACCATATGGTAGAAAACCGGGGAACAACGGTTATCCGGTGAAGATGTGTGAAATGCTGTCGACACTTGATGGAGCATCCTACATCGAAAGAGTATCAGTATACGACGTAAAACACGTACTACAAGCAAAAAAAGCAATCAAAAACGCATTTACAGCACAAATAAACAAAAAAGGATTCTCCATGATAGAAGTGCTGTCAAGCTGTCCCACAAACTGGGGCTTATCACCAAACGAAGCATTAAAATGGATTAAAGACAAAATGGAGCCATACTATCCCTTAGGTGTATATAAAAACACCTTGGAGGAGGTCAAACAAAATGGATGA
- a CDS encoding 3-methyl-2-oxobutanoate dehydrogenase subunit VorB: MAKVLMKGNEALAEAAIQAGCRHYFGYPITPQNEVTAYMAKRMPEVGGVFLQAESEVSAINMVYGAGGAGARVLITSSSPGISLMQEGISYIAGAEVPCVIANIMRSGPGLGGIQPSQSDYFQATKGGGHGDYKLIVLAPSTIQEMADLVQQAFDIADKYRNPVMILGDGMLGQMMEPVDFGSIKKGENHIEEKTWATTGMGTRKKKNIINSLELDPQMLEKHNIELFKKYEKASKEEVRYEMTNCEDAEIILVAYGTIARVAKNVIELAKRENIKVGLIRPISLWPFPVEPFEKTVDHVKGYLSIEMSMGQMVEDVKLAVNGRKPVYFYGRAGGMVPESYAILEEIRKLSGGAI, encoded by the coding sequence ATGGCTAAAGTATTGATGAAAGGAAATGAAGCATTGGCAGAAGCTGCTATACAGGCCGGATGCAGGCATTATTTTGGTTATCCTATAACACCTCAAAACGAAGTCACAGCATACATGGCAAAAAGAATGCCAGAAGTAGGAGGAGTATTTCTGCAGGCAGAAAGTGAAGTATCTGCCATAAACATGGTATATGGTGCCGGTGGAGCCGGCGCAAGAGTCTTAATCACATCGTCAAGTCCCGGAATAAGTCTTATGCAGGAAGGAATTTCATATATAGCTGGTGCGGAAGTACCATGTGTCATAGCAAACATAATGAGGAGTGGTCCAGGTCTTGGTGGAATACAACCTTCACAATCAGACTACTTTCAAGCAACAAAAGGCGGAGGACACGGAGACTACAAATTAATTGTTTTAGCACCATCAACAATACAAGAAATGGCGGACCTTGTACAACAAGCCTTCGACATAGCTGACAAATACAGAAATCCTGTCATGATACTTGGAGACGGTATGTTAGGCCAGATGATGGAACCTGTCGACTTTGGCAGCATAAAAAAAGGAGAAAACCACATAGAAGAAAAAACATGGGCAACAACAGGCATGGGGACAAGAAAGAAAAAAAACATCATAAACTCCCTTGAACTAGATCCACAAATGTTAGAAAAACACAATATAGAACTATTTAAAAAATACGAAAAAGCATCAAAAGAAGAAGTACGCTATGAAATGACCAATTGCGAAGATGCAGAAATTATACTGGTAGCATACGGTACAATTGCTCGCGTAGCAAAAAATGTAATCGAGTTAGCAAAGCGAGAAAACATAAAAGTAGGACTAATAAGGCCCATATCACTGTGGCCATTCCCAGTAGAACCATTCGAAAAAACTGTAGACCATGTCAAAGGATATTTATCTATAGAAATGAGCATGGGACAGATGGTAGAAGACGTAAAGCTGGCAGTCAATGGACGAAAACCAGTGTACTTTTACGGGAGAGCGGGAGGAATGGTACCAGAATCTTACGCAATACTAGAAGAGATTAGAAAATTATCAGGGGGTGCAATTTAA
- a CDS encoding 4Fe-4S binding protein, producing the protein MKQVIFNENLCKSCELCVEACPKHIIEMNLDRLNAKGYHPAIIKPENIEKCISCGFCAIMCPDTVITVIK; encoded by the coding sequence ATGAAGCAAGTCATTTTTAATGAAAATTTATGTAAAAGCTGCGAACTATGCGTAGAAGCATGTCCAAAACACATAATTGAGATGAATCTAGACAGGCTGAATGCCAAAGGATATCATCCAGCAATAATAAAACCTGAAAACATAGAAAAATGTATAAGCTGTGGGTTCTGTGCAATCATGTGCCCTGATACAGTCATAACTGTTATAAAGTGA
- a CDS encoding YbbR-like domain-containing protein, protein MLSKNITIKILSVVLAFILWLYVMGEKNPEISYDIGNIPVNIVNVNTLDKKGLTLVGDKNFTVTVRIKGRRSDVMSVRPSDIQVEADVSRIITKGINVVPVQVSSLPKNVTFVSANPSEIKLDVDKVARVQMPVHVKVNGTVMDGYAMKPAILTPGEVIVSGPESKVNLVKSVIAQVDMSNKSKDVNISVPVEAVDSDNNEVKGVDLNPKYIKVEIDVNRAIRVLVNAKIFGKPMDGYDVAEVNVLPEYVYITGEDSVLNSIKSIDTKQIDISGKNASFTENVPFDLPNGISLVKSDSTAKVYIDIEKIVTSDITLSNIDVKGADNKNVTVSNSNVVITVTGPENVVNSATPSEFSAYIDVTNASPGTQTLPINVTTDLNLKIVKVKPETVDVNIQ, encoded by the coding sequence ATGCTGAGTAAAAATATCACAATAAAGATACTTTCAGTTGTTTTAGCCTTTATATTATGGCTTTATGTTATGGGAGAGAAAAATCCTGAAATATCATACGATATAGGCAATATTCCTGTAAATATTGTTAATGTGAATACCCTTGATAAAAAAGGATTGACATTAGTTGGTGATAAGAACTTCACAGTGACAGTTAGAATAAAAGGAAGAAGAAGCGACGTTATGAGTGTAAGGCCTTCTGATATACAGGTGGAAGCAGATGTAAGCAGGATAATAACTAAGGGGATAAATGTGGTACCAGTACAGGTTAGTTCACTGCCTAAAAATGTGACATTTGTCTCTGCAAATCCATCTGAGATAAAGTTAGATGTAGATAAAGTAGCTAGAGTGCAAATGCCTGTTCACGTCAAGGTAAATGGCACTGTTATGGATGGATATGCAATGAAGCCGGCTATATTAACCCCTGGAGAAGTTATAGTTAGTGGACCGGAAAGTAAAGTTAACTTAGTAAAAAGTGTAATTGCTCAAGTAGATATGTCTAATAAGTCAAAGGATGTAAATATATCTGTTCCAGTGGAGGCTGTAGACAGCGATAACAATGAAGTCAAAGGAGTAGATTTAAATCCCAAATATATCAAAGTTGAGATAGATGTAAATAGAGCAATAAGAGTGCTTGTAAATGCTAAAATATTTGGCAAGCCAATGGACGGCTATGATGTAGCGGAAGTCAACGTCCTACCTGAGTATGTATACATTACAGGAGAAGATTCTGTCTTGAATTCTATAAAAAGTATTGATACAAAGCAGATAGATATATCAGGGAAAAATGCATCGTTCACTGAAAATGTACCTTTTGACCTTCCAAATGGTATTAGCCTTGTCAAAAGCGACAGTACGGCAAAGGTGTATATCGATATTGAAAAAATAGTTACAAGCGATATTACACTCAGCAATATCGATGTGAAGGGTGCAGACAATAAAAACGTGACTGTTTCAAATTCCAATGTTGTAATAACAGTGACAGGTCCTGAAAATGTAGTAAATTCGGCGACTCCAAGTGAATTTAGTGCGTATATAGATGTAACAAATGCTTCACCAGGTACCCAGACATTGCCAATAAATGTTACAACAGATTTAAATCTGAAAATAGTTAAAGTAAAACCAGAGACTGTAGATGTGAATATTCAATAA
- the cdaA gene encoding diadenylate cyclase CdaA, translating into MFNGLIEIIKTMKINDIVDIAIIAYVMYRLILVIRKTRAEQLFKGIVILLILTKLSEWLQLRTVNYILSNAMTVGVIALLIVFQPELRRALESLGRSEFIKRNFFIINDDIQDIEDVISEICDAVQFLSRSKIGALIVLERNTGLNELIETGISLDSKISSELLINTFIPNTPLHDGAVIIRGDRIMAAGCFLPLTDNQNLSTELGTRHRAAIGVTEISDAVSVIVSEETGTISLAQNGRISRHLDIKTLKEVLLSMFKVKESKGPNWFKWGNKHAE; encoded by the coding sequence TTGTTCAATGGCCTTATAGAAATAATAAAGACAATGAAAATAAATGATATTGTCGACATAGCAATAATAGCATACGTAATGTATCGACTTATCTTAGTCATAAGAAAAACGAGAGCAGAACAGTTATTTAAGGGAATTGTAATACTTTTAATATTGACGAAGTTAAGTGAATGGCTGCAGCTTAGGACAGTCAATTATATTTTAAGCAATGCGATGACTGTAGGCGTAATAGCACTTTTAATAGTATTTCAGCCGGAACTGCGAAGAGCTTTGGAATCACTTGGCAGAAGCGAGTTCATAAAAAGAAACTTCTTCATCATAAACGATGATATTCAGGATATAGAGGATGTCATAAGTGAGATATGCGATGCTGTTCAGTTTTTGTCTAGATCAAAAATAGGAGCACTTATAGTTTTAGAAAGAAATACAGGTTTAAATGAATTGATAGAAACAGGCATATCCCTTGACTCTAAGATATCTAGTGAGCTTCTAATAAATACATTTATACCAAATACTCCACTTCATGATGGTGCAGTTATAATAAGAGGCGACAGAATAATGGCTGCAGGATGTTTTTTGCCGCTTACTGATAATCAGAATTTAAGCACAGAGCTTGGTACAAGACATAGGGCCGCAATAGGAGTGACAGAGATATCAGATGCTGTATCAGTCATAGTTTCTGAGGAGACAGGTACCATCTCATTGGCTCAAAATGGGAGAATCTCTAGACATTTGGATATAAAGACATTGAAGGAAGTTCTCCTAAGTATGTTTAAAGTAAAAGAGAGCAAAGGACCCAATTGGTTTAAATGGGGGAATAAACATGCTGAGTAA
- a CDS encoding universal stress protein, whose amino-acid sequence MVLSYEPGVKSRIMVCVTPQKSCRRLVERGAERARETNGEFCVVYVNKNNNIYKDLKEHKILIELFEMAQKLGGRVSILVGRKISDTLAEFANKNDITEIIVGKSLRSAFEVLLHGDVINPLIKRVEEKNIIVEVIE is encoded by the coding sequence ATGGTTTTAAGTTACGAGCCTGGGGTAAAAAGCAGGATCATGGTTTGCGTGACGCCTCAAAAAAGTTGCCGAAGGCTTGTTGAAAGAGGAGCAGAGAGGGCGAGAGAGACAAATGGGGAATTTTGTGTTGTGTATGTAAATAAAAACAATAATATATATAAAGATTTGAAAGAACACAAGATTTTAATTGAACTCTTTGAGATGGCTCAGAAGTTGGGTGGCAGAGTATCTATATTAGTGGGCAGAAAGATATCTGATACATTAGCTGAATTTGCAAATAAAAACGATATTACAGAGATAATAGTTGGCAAATCATTAAGGTCTGCTTTCGAAGTACTGCTTCATGGGGATGTAATAAATCCTCTTATAAAACGAGTTGAAGAAAAAAATATCATAGTGGAAGTCATAGAATGA
- a CDS encoding transglutaminase domain-containing protein, with protein sequence MKIYAKKFNIFEYIITVILSVILSLSVFVGLNFNVSIFDIIFLSSVFVVLLTFLFKRPQLIIAFLSLFILVDLYYFYMKKDVLTKVVVDIDRYINWLYIYMGETNWPDGFSQLTSRYFLTTAILGIFVVALIITFLNSILKSYFLTMLFGVLVCVFQWYNYVDKAYIYLIFYVAVSFINMSINYYQKAGNGKASIVSLLIISMVFSSISTAIAYALPKSFQPVVWKSMNDKFYATFPFTKTWRNGVGNEGTTTTFSTDFSSFSQDLGGPNSVSDQIVMRVKADESTYLRGEVFDTYENNRWTNSEIQHNFGNDNYFPPAFSKGIKYTIKKLEIYPVAMNTNIIFSPWQPYHVSINNIYDKSSLALTSVGRRIKSPYVVEYYKSDISVKDLENDKAVASDDMKTYLQYPDNLPERVRELALSITKDKKTDYDKVKAIEQYLRNTYKYNLDVPETPPGRDFVDYFLFDLKQGYCTYFATSMVIMLRTIGIPARYVVGFKMPTPPIFGDNYDIEASYAHAWVEVHFQNSGWVTFEPTAIYSETFSPAAGTNIGTPSSTQTNTNTGNVAIPKTSANQNKTQDNIVKNQSGNNTIPRRNIYAIIVVLIAVLILAIVAAIKYVLLKKYLSSNRNAYVYYYNKILKSLRKRALRKDDCETTLEYQEKVMNAGFKDFDRVTKVYNDLVYGNLDPSKEDVAYIKEYLKRNIRNRKSLA encoded by the coding sequence ATGAAGATATACGCAAAAAAGTTCAATATATTTGAATATATTATAACTGTTATCTTATCAGTAATACTGTCATTGTCGGTATTTGTGGGCTTGAACTTTAATGTAAGTATATTTGATATCATATTTTTATCTTCCGTATTCGTTGTTTTACTGACATTTCTTTTTAAGCGGCCGCAACTTATTATAGCATTTCTTTCATTGTTCATTTTAGTAGATTTATACTATTTTTACATGAAGAAGGATGTGCTTACAAAAGTCGTTGTAGATATTGATAGATATATAAATTGGCTTTACATATATATGGGAGAAACAAATTGGCCTGACGGATTTAGCCAATTGACAAGCAGGTATTTTTTGACGACTGCTATATTAGGTATTTTTGTCGTTGCACTGATTATTACTTTTTTAAACAGCATCTTAAAGAGTTATTTTTTAACGATGCTTTTCGGTGTATTAGTATGTGTTTTCCAGTGGTATAATTATGTCGATAAAGCGTATATTTATTTAATATTTTATGTTGCTGTAAGTTTTATAAATATGTCAATAAATTATTATCAAAAGGCTGGAAATGGCAAAGCGTCAATTGTAAGCCTGCTTATAATATCGATGGTGTTTTCTTCTATAAGCACTGCAATTGCATATGCACTGCCAAAAAGTTTTCAACCTGTTGTGTGGAAATCAATGAATGATAAATTCTATGCTACATTTCCATTTACAAAAACATGGAGAAACGGTGTAGGAAATGAAGGCACTACAACGACTTTCAGCACTGACTTTAGTTCATTTTCTCAGGATCTGGGTGGGCCGAATAGTGTAAGTGATCAAATTGTTATGAGGGTAAAAGCTGATGAAAGCACATACTTAAGAGGTGAAGTTTTTGATACTTATGAGAACAACAGATGGACAAATTCTGAGATTCAGCACAATTTTGGAAATGACAATTATTTTCCGCCTGCCTTTTCAAAAGGTATAAAATACACCATAAAAAAGTTAGAAATTTATCCGGTAGCGATGAATACAAATATTATATTTTCGCCTTGGCAGCCGTATCATGTAAGTATTAACAATATATACGACAAAAGCTCTTTAGCATTGACATCTGTGGGAAGAAGGATAAAAAGTCCTTATGTTGTTGAATATTACAAATCTGACATAAGTGTCAAAGATTTAGAGAATGATAAAGCTGTTGCCAGCGATGATATGAAAACATATCTTCAATATCCTGATAATTTGCCTGAAAGGGTAAGAGAATTGGCTTTAAGCATAACTAAAGATAAGAAGACTGATTATGACAAAGTAAAAGCCATTGAGCAGTATCTTAGAAATACGTATAAATACAATCTGGATGTTCCTGAAACACCACCTGGAAGAGACTTTGTCGATTATTTTCTTTTCGATTTGAAACAAGGCTATTGTACGTATTTTGCAACTTCAATGGTTATTATGTTAAGGACTATAGGGATACCTGCCAGATATGTTGTGGGCTTTAAAATGCCTACCCCACCTATTTTTGGGGATAATTATGACATTGAAGCATCATATGCCCATGCGTGGGTTGAAGTACACTTTCAAAACAGTGGCTGGGTTACATTTGAGCCAACGGCTATTTATTCTGAGACATTTTCTCCAGCAGCAGGTACTAATATCGGGACACCATCTTCCACTCAGACAAATACTAATACCGGTAATGTAGCCATACCGAAAACAAGTGCAAACCAAAATAAGACGCAAGATAATATCGTCAAAAATCAATCAGGAAACAATACAATTCCTCGCAGAAATATTTATGCAATCATAGTAGTATTGATTGCAGTATTAATATTAGCCATCGTGGCTGCTATTAAATATGTTTTGCTAAAGAAATATCTTAGCTCCAATAGAAATGCATATGTATATTATTACAATAAAATACTTAAAAGCCTCAGGAAAAGAGCTCTTAGAAAAGACGACTGTGAAACAACTTTAGAATATCAAGAGAAAGTTATGAATGCTGGATTTAAAGATTTTGACAGAGTAACAAAAGTATACAATGATTTGGTGTATGGAAATTTGGATCCATCTAAAGAAGATGTTGCATATATAAAAGAGTACTTAAAAAGGAATATCAGGAATAGAAAAAGTTTAGCATAA
- a CDS encoding DUF58 domain-containing protein — protein sequence MRSFFLLLSFTTVSFLFALFTGGEILYYIFFALSSILLLSILYSMIGRASIKLKVDIKEAEIHVGEKIRYKIKIKNEGFLPLIFIAIDEKNESFFPITTNLSPFQKKAIKRSIECKRRGIYKIGPVKIKLRDPFGIFEVKKTFNKKHKIIVYPNVYDISIELPAIAEIGRAEGKNKQYEDYTNLSNLREYIDGDSLKRVHWRISAKLQKLYVKEYEYTASNEVFIIWDLYRQHYREDYNGMIDEKTAECVLSIAKYCLSNSVPVSLIDYESNKLLARCKSIKDFSIFKLLTLKLFPTYDSDFNEKLLNNIRRVSRESTLAIITPYVDEKTVFTLSNINLHQNVIIFYTNKEPLEEETKRKLDDLGIKIISWGDKYEDIRKKVQYI from the coding sequence ATGCGTAGTTTTTTTCTTTTATTGTCATTTACAACAGTATCTTTTCTGTTTGCATTATTTACTGGGGGAGAAATACTTTATTACATCTTCTTTGCTCTTTCATCGATATTATTATTAAGCATTTTATATTCCATGATAGGCAGAGCATCAATCAAGCTAAAAGTGGATATAAAAGAGGCTGAAATCCATGTTGGAGAGAAAATTAGATATAAGATAAAAATTAAAAATGAAGGATTTTTACCTTTGATATTTATAGCTATTGATGAAAAAAATGAAAGCTTTTTTCCCATAACGACGAATTTAAGTCCGTTTCAAAAGAAAGCAATAAAAAGAAGCATCGAGTGTAAAAGAAGGGGAATATATAAGATAGGTCCTGTTAAAATAAAATTAAGGGACCCTTTTGGCATATTTGAGGTTAAAAAGACGTTTAATAAAAAGCATAAGATAATTGTATATCCCAACGTATACGACATTTCGATTGAGCTGCCTGCAATTGCGGAAATAGGTAGAGCTGAAGGTAAAAATAAGCAGTACGAAGATTATACGAACTTATCAAATTTAAGAGAATACATTGACGGTGATAGCCTCAAAAGGGTTCATTGGCGAATATCTGCAAAACTACAGAAATTGTATGTAAAAGAATATGAATATACAGCATCAAATGAAGTTTTTATAATATGGGATTTGTATAGACAGCATTACAGAGAAGACTATAATGGAATGATAGACGAAAAAACTGCAGAGTGTGTACTTTCCATTGCAAAATATTGCCTTTCCAATAGTGTACCTGTAAGCCTTATCGATTATGAATCAAACAAGCTTTTGGCAAGATGTAAAAGCATAAAAGATTTTAGTATTTTTAAATTATTGACTCTTAAATTGTTTCCGACTTATGATAGTGATTTCAATGAAAAACTATTGAATAATATAAGACGTGTTTCTAGAGAGTCTACATTGGCGATAATTACACCATATGTTGATGAAAAAACTGTATTTACACTGTCAAATATTAATTTGCATCAAAATGTAATTATATTTTATACAAATAAAGAGCCATTGGAAGAAGAGACAAAAAGAAAATTAGATGATTTGGGAATAAAAATTATTTCTTGGGGAGATAAATATGAAGATATACGCAAAAAAGTTCAATATATTTGA
- a CDS encoding MoxR family ATPase — protein METIIKIIDNINKVIIGKTEEVKLVLVALLSGGHVLIEDVPGVGKTSLVKALAKSINADFKRIQFTPDLLPSDVIGVSIYNPEKGVFEFKQGPIMSQILLADEINRTSPKTQSSLLEAMEERQVTVDGKTYMLPRPFMVIATQNPIEYDGTFRLPEAQLDRFMIKVNLGYPDIKHEIEMLKRFEALDPLENLKPVVSIMEILKMQDEVKSVYVDDSILDYIITIVNNTRNLSTVLLGASPRAAISLMKASQAKAFIEGRNYVLPDDVKYLSVPVLSHRIILKNEARFNNLDERSVIKDILNGTKVPVVKKYA, from the coding sequence ATGGAAACGATAATTAAAATTATTGACAATATAAACAAAGTGATAATAGGCAAAACAGAAGAAGTGAAATTGGTGTTGGTGGCACTCTTATCTGGTGGACATGTTCTCATAGAAGATGTTCCAGGAGTCGGGAAGACATCGTTAGTTAAAGCATTGGCGAAGTCAATTAATGCTGATTTTAAGAGAATCCAATTTACGCCGGATCTATTGCCATCTGATGTTATTGGTGTTTCTATATACAATCCGGAAAAAGGAGTATTTGAGTTTAAACAAGGACCCATAATGAGTCAAATATTGCTGGCTGATGAGATAAACAGAACATCACCTAAGACACAATCAAGCCTTTTGGAGGCAATGGAGGAAAGGCAGGTTACAGTAGATGGAAAGACTTACATGTTGCCTCGTCCTTTTATGGTAATCGCCACACAAAACCCTATTGAATACGATGGTACATTTAGGCTTCCCGAAGCACAGCTAGATAGATTCATGATTAAAGTCAATTTAGGATATCCAGATATTAAACATGAGATTGAGATGCTTAAAAGGTTTGAGGCGTTAGATCCTCTTGAAAATTTAAAGCCTGTTGTGTCGATAATGGAAATATTAAAAATGCAAGATGAAGTAAAGTCTGTCTATGTTGATGACAGCATTCTTGATTATATTATTACGATAGTCAACAATACTAGAAATTTATCAACTGTGCTTCTGGGAGCAAGTCCGAGGGCGGCAATTAGTTTGATGAAGGCGTCGCAAGCAAAGGCTTTTATAGAAGGACGCAATTATGTTCTGCCTGATGATGTGAAATATTTAAGCGTGCCAGTTTTGTCACACAGAATAATATTAAAAAATGAAGCTAGATTTAATAACCTTGATGAGAGAAGTGTGATAAAAGATATCTTGAATGGGACAAAAGTTCCGGTGGTAAAGAAATATGCGTAG
- the cwlD gene encoding N-acetylmuramoyl-L-alanine amidase CwlD, with protein sequence MKPNTYLLLSGLILLLVFVISFLNKSIEIINYIPVMNRIVIIDAGHGGNDPGKPGKYGKDEDELNLEIASKLKNLIEESGGIALMTREDDTLTDSDIIKDLKNRVYAGNDVKGDILLSIHLNSFPDPKYKGAQVFYQKNSKEGKLLAEIIQDELKKTLDPNNDRMAKETSTFYILRHAKMPAVIIECGFMSNPEEEKLLNDEKYQYKIAWAIFKGVLRYFKEKS encoded by the coding sequence ATGAAACCTAATACATACTTGCTACTTTCCGGCTTGATACTTCTACTTGTCTTCGTTATCAGTTTTTTGAATAAGTCAATTGAAATTATAAATTATATTCCTGTAATGAATAGAATAGTGATAATCGATGCTGGGCACGGAGGAAATGACCCTGGTAAGCCTGGAAAATATGGAAAAGATGAAGATGAGCTTAACCTGGAAATAGCTTCAAAACTTAAGAATCTAATAGAAGAAAGCGGTGGTATAGCACTTATGACGAGGGAAGACGATACATTAACTGATAGCGATATAATTAAAGATTTAAAAAACAGGGTGTATGCTGGCAATGACGTAAAAGGAGATATTTTGTTAAGCATTCATCTTAATAGTTTTCCCGATCCTAAATATAAAGGTGCACAGGTTTTTTATCAAAAAAATTCAAAAGAAGGTAAGCTGCTGGCAGAGATAATACAAGACGAATTGAAAAAAACTTTAGATCCTAATAACGACAGGATGGCAAAAGAAACAAGCACTTTTTATATATTGAGACATGCAAAGATGCCTGCTGTCATTATCGAGTGCGGTTTTATGTCCAATCCGGAAGAAGAGAAACTTTTAAATGACGAAAAATACCAGTATAAAATTGCATGGGCTATATTTAAAGGCGTTCTTAGATATTTTAAAGAAAAATCATGA